In the genome of Pseudarthrobacter sp. IC2-21, one region contains:
- the folE gene encoding GTP cyclohydrolase I FolE — protein sequence MNDFDDDDDLSSAGLPAEDGSHHKKHDKVDRPRIEAAVREILLAIGEDPDRGGLQDTPKRVAKAYAEVFAGLHHDPADVLSTTFDLDHEELVLVKDIPFYSTCEHHLVPFHGVAHVGYIPSHDGKVTGLSKLARLVDIYARRPQVQERLTTQIVEAMVTHLKPRGAIVVVECEHMCMSMRGVRKPGAKTVTSAVRGQLHDPATRAEAMSLILGR from the coding sequence GTGAATGACTTCGACGACGACGACGACCTCTCCTCCGCCGGACTTCCGGCGGAGGACGGATCCCACCATAAAAAGCACGACAAGGTGGACCGGCCCCGGATTGAAGCCGCGGTCCGCGAAATCCTGCTCGCCATCGGCGAGGACCCGGACCGGGGCGGGCTCCAGGACACTCCCAAACGGGTGGCCAAAGCCTATGCGGAGGTGTTCGCCGGCCTGCACCACGACCCGGCTGACGTCCTGTCCACCACTTTTGACCTGGACCACGAGGAACTGGTCCTGGTCAAGGACATCCCGTTCTATTCCACGTGTGAGCACCACCTGGTGCCGTTCCACGGTGTGGCCCACGTGGGCTACATTCCCTCGCATGACGGCAAGGTAACCGGCCTGAGCAAGCTGGCGCGGCTCGTGGACATCTACGCCCGGCGCCCGCAGGTGCAGGAACGGCTCACCACCCAGATCGTTGAAGCAATGGTCACCCACCTCAAGCCGCGTGGCGCGATTGTTGTTGTTGAATGCGAGCACATGTGCATGTCCATGCGCGGTGTCCGCAAGCCCGGCGCGAAGACCGTCACCAGCGCGGTACGCGGGCAGCTTCATGACCCGGCCACCCGTGCCGAGGCCATGAGCCTCATCCTCGGAAGGTAA
- the tilS gene encoding tRNA lysidine(34) synthetase TilS: MLQNALAEAGYPAHVLVACSGGPDSLALAAVAAYFGRRGHVDGHPLTVGAVVVDHQLQEGSAQVAATTAQALKELGLAPVEVRTVDVASTGMGPEAAARDARHTALDEAAREQGAAAILLGHTLDDQAEQVLLGLARGSGTRSLAGMRPARGLLLRPFLGLRREDTLEICRVEELEPWHDPSNSDPAFARSRTRVEVLPLLEEKLGPGVAESLARTASILQLDADYLEDVAERTYVDLAQRSGQEISLPEAALGELSPAIRFRVIAKAAADVGGQQPSYQRLLAAEALLRRQGSAGPVELPGAVSVYRLSLAELDAAGQPHRTAEDPDGGTSVPREAARCGKLVFRPQKPPQK; the protein is encoded by the coding sequence ATGCTTCAGAACGCCCTGGCCGAGGCCGGCTATCCGGCGCATGTGCTGGTGGCCTGCAGCGGCGGCCCGGACTCGCTGGCGCTCGCCGCTGTGGCAGCCTACTTTGGCCGCCGCGGCCACGTCGACGGGCATCCGCTGACGGTGGGCGCCGTGGTGGTGGACCATCAGCTGCAGGAAGGCTCGGCGCAGGTGGCTGCAACCACGGCCCAGGCGCTCAAGGAACTCGGGCTTGCCCCGGTTGAGGTCCGCACCGTCGATGTGGCGTCCACGGGCATGGGGCCGGAGGCGGCAGCCCGGGACGCCCGGCACACCGCCCTGGACGAAGCAGCACGCGAACAGGGCGCAGCCGCGATCCTGCTCGGACACACCTTGGACGATCAGGCTGAACAGGTCCTCCTGGGCCTGGCCCGCGGTTCCGGCACCCGTTCGCTGGCCGGAATGCGGCCCGCCCGGGGCCTGCTGCTCCGGCCTTTCCTGGGCCTCCGCCGCGAGGACACCCTGGAGATCTGCCGCGTCGAGGAGCTGGAGCCCTGGCACGATCCCAGCAATTCCGATCCCGCCTTCGCCCGCTCCCGTACCCGGGTGGAAGTGCTCCCGCTCCTGGAGGAAAAGCTCGGACCGGGTGTGGCGGAGTCCCTTGCCCGGACGGCGTCGATCCTGCAGCTGGACGCCGATTACCTCGAGGACGTGGCGGAACGCACATACGTGGATTTGGCGCAGCGATCCGGCCAGGAAATCAGCCTTCCTGAGGCCGCCCTCGGCGAACTTTCCCCCGCCATCAGGTTCCGGGTCATCGCCAAGGCAGCGGCCGACGTCGGGGGCCAGCAACCCAGCTATCAGCGCCTTCTGGCGGCGGAAGCACTGCTGCGCCGGCAGGGTTCGGCCGGTCCCGTGGAGCTCCCCGGGGCGGTGAGCGTGTACCGGTTGTCGCTGGCTGAGCTGGACGCCGCCGGCCAGCCGCACCGCACTGCGGAGGACCCCGACGGCGGCACTTCCGTTCCCCGCGAAGCGGCGCGCTGTGGGAAGCTTGTATTCCGGCCTCAAAAACCGCCCCAAAAATAG
- a CDS encoding PH domain-containing protein: MPTEAIDPAGISWQRVSPKYVTVRLVEWAAGNLLAVIVLSLPLVLVLLGWWRWPPLWLAILVPAAALVLAAWRLVLIPRQVRAIGYAERDDDLLIRRGIFFQRTLAVPYGRMQYVDIGVGPVERGLGLCTLKLHTASPGTNATIPGLPAGEGARLREQLAARGEARLAGL; this comes from the coding sequence ATGCCTACCGAGGCGATTGATCCGGCGGGCATCTCCTGGCAGCGGGTGTCACCAAAATACGTCACCGTGCGGCTGGTGGAATGGGCCGCCGGCAACCTGCTCGCGGTGATTGTGCTGAGCCTGCCCCTGGTCCTCGTACTCCTGGGCTGGTGGCGCTGGCCGCCGCTATGGCTGGCCATCCTGGTGCCGGCGGCCGCCCTGGTTTTGGCCGCCTGGCGGCTGGTGCTGATTCCGCGCCAGGTGCGTGCCATCGGCTACGCCGAACGGGACGATGACCTGCTGATCCGCCGCGGGATTTTCTTCCAGCGCACCCTGGCGGTTCCCTACGGCCGGATGCAGTACGTGGACATCGGGGTGGGTCCGGTCGAGCGCGGGCTGGGGCTGTGCACGCTGAAACTCCACACCGCCTCGCCCGGCACGAACGCCACCATCCCCGGCCTGCCCGCCGGTGAGGGGGCGCGCCTGCGTGAACAGCTCGCCGCCCGGGGCGAAGCCAGGCTGGCAGGGCTGTGA
- a CDS encoding PH domain-containing protein, whose amino-acid sequence MTADLPERGVPEAASDGEWLRVHPASPFVRGWVALAAIGFFFGRDIFERLLQGRPLIDDDFAGRAPLLVAGGGIMLVLTVLGFILTWYFTKYQVSGGYVRINSGFLFRQQRQARLDRVQAIDIVQPLLARIFGLAELKFEVADAGESAVRLAYLRMDDARQLRATILARAAGVVPDPARPQEAPPEAPEFPVLSVPPSRLLGSLLLSEQSVGVVLGGVASVILSAVTDNRSFYFYLIPAALGLAASYWGSFNKGYNFTAAISPDGIRLRYGLLDTQAQTLPPGRIQALKVVQSPLWRIFGWYRIQVNVAGYGAPGSNGEPASRTTLLPVGKLPEVMSMLALVLPDPGTPEPGRIFAAGLGGLDSDGGFVTTPRRGRFLAPLGWRRNGFASTDTALLIRSGRWWRELVLVPHQRTQSMAMHQGPLARQFRLADLILHTTAGPVSPRLRQAGLDEARTLFDEQSARARLARKRQTSEQWLAQVAPSPTRGPAAGKPPANGTTNQHGTTNQQESTNRG is encoded by the coding sequence GTGACCGCTGACCTTCCGGAACGGGGAGTGCCGGAGGCAGCGTCCGACGGCGAGTGGCTGCGGGTGCATCCGGCCTCGCCGTTCGTTCGAGGCTGGGTGGCGCTGGCGGCCATCGGCTTCTTCTTTGGGCGGGACATCTTCGAACGGCTGTTGCAGGGCCGGCCCCTCATTGACGACGATTTCGCAGGCCGTGCGCCTTTGCTGGTAGCCGGCGGCGGGATCATGCTGGTGCTGACCGTCCTGGGCTTCATCCTCACCTGGTACTTCACCAAATACCAGGTCTCCGGGGGCTACGTCAGGATCAATTCCGGCTTCCTCTTTCGCCAGCAGCGCCAGGCCCGGCTTGACCGCGTCCAGGCCATCGACATCGTCCAGCCGCTGCTGGCACGGATTTTTGGCCTGGCGGAACTCAAGTTCGAGGTCGCCGACGCCGGGGAATCCGCCGTCAGGCTCGCCTACCTGCGGATGGACGACGCCCGGCAGCTCCGCGCCACCATCCTGGCACGTGCCGCCGGTGTGGTTCCCGACCCCGCCCGGCCGCAGGAGGCCCCACCCGAGGCACCGGAATTTCCGGTACTGTCCGTGCCGCCGTCGCGCCTTCTGGGTTCGCTGCTCCTCAGCGAGCAGAGCGTCGGTGTGGTGCTGGGCGGCGTCGCGTCCGTCATCCTCTCCGCCGTAACGGACAACCGGAGCTTCTACTTCTACCTGATCCCGGCGGCGCTGGGCCTGGCCGCCAGCTACTGGGGCTCCTTCAACAAGGGCTACAACTTCACAGCGGCGATCTCCCCGGACGGGATCCGGCTCCGCTACGGACTCCTGGACACGCAGGCACAGACGCTGCCGCCCGGCAGGATCCAGGCGCTGAAGGTGGTCCAGTCCCCGCTGTGGCGCATCTTCGGCTGGTACCGGATCCAGGTCAACGTTGCCGGCTACGGCGCGCCGGGCAGCAACGGCGAGCCGGCGTCCCGGACCACGCTCCTGCCCGTCGGCAAGCTTCCCGAGGTGATGAGCATGCTCGCACTGGTCCTGCCGGACCCGGGGACGCCGGAGCCCGGACGCATTTTCGCGGCGGGGCTTGGCGGACTCGATTCCGACGGCGGATTTGTCACCACACCGCGCCGCGGCCGGTTCCTCGCGCCCCTGGGATGGCGCCGCAACGGCTTCGCCTCCACCGACACCGCGCTGCTGATCCGCTCGGGCCGGTGGTGGCGGGAACTGGTGCTGGTCCCGCACCAGCGCACCCAGTCCATGGCCATGCACCAGGGACCCCTCGCCCGCCAGTTCCGCCTGGCGGACCTGATCCTCCACACCACTGCCGGGCCGGTGTCACCGCGTCTGAGGCAGGCCGGCCTGGACGAGGCGCGTACCCTTTTTGACGAACAGTCCGCCCGCGCACGCCTGGCCCGCAAACGGCAGACCAGCGAACAATGGCTGGCGCAGGTTGCCCCGTCACCGACACGTGGACCTGCCGCGGGGAAACCGCCGGCGAACGGCACCACCAACCAACACGGCACCACCAACCAGCAGGAGAGCACCAACCGTGGCTAA
- the folK gene encoding 2-amino-4-hydroxy-6-hydroxymethyldihydropteridine diphosphokinase, which produces MTAYTKAVLALGSNLGERNDTLSGAVADLVDPPEVRLLAVSPVVQTKPVGGPAGQPDFLNMVMTVETMLSPEALLEHCQAVENKHLRVRDVRWGPRTLDVDIITYGDVTRDDPDLTLPHPRAAERAFVLYPWSLIEPAATLGGERIGDLAARAADFADIVPFDGFGDYNGVPTAGAVE; this is translated from the coding sequence ATGACCGCGTACACGAAGGCGGTCCTGGCCCTCGGCAGTAACCTGGGCGAACGAAACGACACCCTCTCCGGTGCGGTGGCAGACCTGGTGGATCCTCCGGAGGTGCGCCTGCTGGCCGTATCCCCGGTGGTCCAGACCAAACCGGTCGGTGGCCCGGCCGGGCAGCCCGACTTCCTGAACATGGTGATGACCGTGGAAACCATGCTGTCCCCGGAAGCCCTGCTGGAGCATTGCCAGGCGGTGGAGAACAAGCACCTCCGCGTCCGCGACGTGCGCTGGGGACCCCGCACGCTCGACGTCGACATCATCACCTACGGTGACGTCACCCGTGATGACCCGGACCTGACCCTGCCGCATCCCCGTGCTGCGGAGCGCGCCTTTGTCCTTTACCCCTGGTCCCTGATCGAACCGGCGGCAACCCTGGGCGGCGAACGGATCGGTGACCTTGCTGCGCGGGCAGCAGACTTCGCCGACATCGTGCCGTTCGACGGCTTCGGCGACTACAACGGTGTTCCCACGGCCGGGGCGGTGGAATAG
- the folB gene encoding dihydroneopterin aldolase: MDRITLSGVTAVGHHGVFDFERREGQPFVVDAVLHLDFAKAAESDDVRDTAHYGEVAERIKDWITGEPLNLIEALAVRIADDLLGRFSIRAVDVTVHKPQAPIEVPFGDVAVSVHRERP, translated from the coding sequence ATGGACAGGATTACGCTGAGCGGTGTCACCGCCGTCGGCCATCACGGCGTCTTTGATTTTGAACGCCGCGAGGGCCAGCCCTTTGTGGTGGACGCCGTCCTGCACCTGGACTTCGCCAAAGCCGCGGAATCCGACGACGTCCGGGACACTGCGCATTACGGCGAGGTGGCTGAGCGGATCAAGGACTGGATCACGGGGGAGCCCTTGAACCTGATCGAGGCCCTGGCCGTGAGAATCGCCGATGACCTGCTGGGCCGGTTCAGCATCAGGGCCGTGGACGTCACGGTCCATAAGCCCCAGGCCCCCATCGAGGTGCCGTTCGGCGATGTGGCCGTCAGCGTGCACCGGGAGAGACCATGA
- a CDS encoding Rossmann-like and DUF2520 domain-containing protein: MAKPGRLGVGIISAGKVGAVLGAALRAAEHAVVGVSAVSEASRDRAEALLPGVPVLEIQEIVERAELVLLAVPDDALAGLVDGLAKLGAWQPGQLVAHTSGRFGVGVLRPVRAAGAIPLALHPAMTFTGMSLDLTRLLDCTFGVTADAAMLPIAQALVVEMGAEPVAIAEADRTLYHTALAHGSNHLVTLVAQASQLLRDVGVDAPDRMLGPLLRATLENALASGETALTGPVARGDVGTVAAHAEALREYDAGTHGDVLEAYLAMARATARRAETRGLLKPDQLGAIRSALEEGE; this comes from the coding sequence GTGGCTAAACCGGGGCGCCTTGGCGTCGGAATCATCAGCGCCGGGAAAGTCGGTGCGGTACTCGGTGCCGCCCTCCGCGCTGCCGAACACGCCGTCGTCGGGGTTTCCGCAGTATCCGAGGCCAGCCGTGACCGGGCCGAAGCCCTGCTCCCCGGCGTCCCGGTGCTGGAAATCCAGGAGATTGTGGAACGCGCCGAACTGGTGCTCCTGGCCGTGCCGGATGACGCCCTGGCCGGCCTGGTGGACGGTCTCGCCAAACTGGGGGCCTGGCAGCCCGGACAGTTGGTGGCGCATACGTCGGGCAGATTCGGCGTGGGTGTGCTCCGCCCCGTCAGGGCCGCCGGCGCGATCCCGCTGGCCCTGCACCCCGCCATGACATTCACGGGCATGAGCCTGGACCTGACCCGCCTGCTCGACTGCACCTTCGGGGTGACGGCGGACGCCGCCATGCTGCCCATCGCGCAGGCCCTGGTGGTGGAGATGGGCGCCGAGCCAGTTGCCATTGCCGAGGCGGACCGGACGCTCTATCACACAGCCCTTGCCCACGGTTCGAACCATCTTGTCACCCTCGTGGCGCAGGCCTCCCAACTGCTCCGGGATGTGGGGGTGGACGCCCCGGACCGGATGCTCGGGCCCCTCTTGCGGGCCACGCTCGAAAATGCGCTGGCCTCCGGCGAGACAGCCCTGACAGGGCCGGTGGCACGCGGCGATGTGGGCACCGTGGCGGCTCACGCCGAGGCGCTGCGCGAGTACGACGCCGGGACCCACGGCGATGTCCTTGAGGCCTACCTCGCCATGGCCCGTGCCACCGCGCGGCGGGCGGAAACCCGCGGCCTACTTAAACCGGATCAACTGGGGGCCATCCGATCGGCCCTGGAAGAAGGAGAATAA
- the ftsH gene encoding ATP-dependent zinc metalloprotease FtsH, with protein MKAKSFFKGPGIWIVVVIAMLLVAFATLAPGGAARIDTDKGLELLAANGKVEQAKIFDGENRVDLVLKDSLNIDGQDKGKSVQFFYVDARAADVVKAVTDAKPANGYTDQPIESNWFSGLLSLLIPVILLGALFWFLMTRMQGGGSKIMQFGKSKAKMVNKDMPQVTFNDVAGADEAVEELQEIKEFLQEPAKFQAVGAKIPKGVLLYGPPGTGKTLLARAVAGEAGVPFFSISGSDFVEMFVGVGASRVRDLFEQAKANSPAIIFVDEIDAVGRHRGAGIGGGNDEREQTLNQLLVEMDGFDVKTNVILIAATNRPDVLDPALLRPGRFDRQITVEAPDLIGRDQILQVHAKGKPMAPGVDLKSVAKKTPGYTGADLANVLNEAALLTARSNANLIDDRALDEAIDRVMAGPQKRSRVMKEHERKITAYHEGGHALVAAALRNSAPVTKITILPRGRALGYTMVVPDNDKYSVTRNELLDQMAYAMGGRVAEEIVFHDPSTGASNDIEKATATARKMVTEYGMSERVGAVRLGQGGGEPFLGRDAGHERNYSDQIAYVVDEEVRRLIDQAHDEAYAILTENRDVLDFLALELLERETLNQAEIADIFRDIRKRDFREVWLSKETRPVQQAGPVESRQEKAEREAQEEAKKARLDEPLDAQPPHPQGVPEDAPFQGGIPDSGPDALRG; from the coding sequence ATGAAAGCTAAGAGTTTCTTCAAGGGCCCGGGCATCTGGATCGTTGTTGTGATCGCCATGCTCCTCGTGGCCTTTGCAACGCTGGCTCCCGGCGGCGCAGCACGGATCGACACCGACAAGGGCCTTGAGCTCCTCGCCGCGAACGGCAAGGTTGAGCAGGCAAAGATTTTCGACGGCGAAAACCGTGTTGACCTGGTCCTTAAGGACAGCCTGAACATCGACGGCCAGGACAAGGGCAAGAGCGTCCAGTTCTTCTACGTCGACGCCCGCGCGGCCGACGTCGTCAAGGCCGTCACCGACGCCAAGCCCGCGAACGGCTACACCGACCAGCCGATCGAAAGCAACTGGTTCTCCGGCCTGCTCTCCCTCCTGATTCCTGTCATCCTCCTCGGTGCGCTCTTCTGGTTCCTGATGACCCGCATGCAGGGCGGCGGCTCGAAGATCATGCAGTTCGGCAAGTCCAAGGCCAAGATGGTCAACAAGGACATGCCCCAGGTGACCTTCAATGACGTTGCCGGAGCCGACGAGGCAGTCGAGGAACTCCAGGAAATCAAGGAGTTCCTGCAGGAGCCCGCCAAATTCCAGGCCGTGGGCGCCAAAATCCCCAAGGGCGTGCTGCTGTACGGCCCGCCCGGAACCGGTAAGACCCTCCTCGCCCGTGCCGTCGCCGGCGAGGCCGGCGTGCCGTTCTTCTCCATCTCCGGCTCCGACTTCGTGGAAATGTTCGTCGGCGTGGGCGCGTCCCGTGTCCGCGACCTTTTTGAGCAGGCCAAGGCCAACTCACCCGCCATCATCTTCGTGGACGAGATCGACGCCGTCGGCCGCCACCGCGGCGCCGGCATCGGCGGCGGCAACGACGAACGCGAGCAGACCCTCAACCAGTTGCTGGTGGAGATGGACGGCTTCGACGTCAAGACCAACGTCATCCTGATCGCGGCCACCAACCGCCCGGACGTCCTGGACCCCGCACTGCTCCGCCCCGGCCGCTTCGACCGGCAGATCACGGTTGAGGCGCCGGACCTGATCGGCCGTGACCAGATCCTGCAGGTCCACGCCAAGGGCAAGCCGATGGCGCCCGGTGTTGACCTCAAGAGCGTGGCCAAGAAGACTCCGGGCTACACCGGCGCTGACCTGGCCAACGTTCTCAACGAGGCCGCCCTGCTGACGGCCCGCTCCAACGCCAACCTCATTGACGACCGCGCCCTGGACGAGGCCATTGACCGTGTCATGGCCGGCCCGCAGAAGCGCAGCCGCGTCATGAAGGAACACGAGCGCAAAATCACCGCGTACCACGAAGGCGGCCACGCCCTGGTGGCTGCTGCCCTGCGCAACTCGGCGCCGGTCACCAAGATCACCATCCTGCCCCGCGGCCGTGCCCTGGGCTACACCATGGTGGTGCCGGATAACGACAAGTACTCCGTGACCCGCAACGAACTGCTGGACCAGATGGCCTACGCCATGGGCGGGCGCGTCGCGGAGGAGATCGTCTTCCACGACCCCTCCACCGGCGCCTCCAACGACATCGAGAAGGCCACGGCCACGGCCCGCAAGATGGTCACCGAATACGGCATGAGCGAACGGGTGGGTGCGGTGCGCCTGGGCCAGGGCGGCGGCGAGCCCTTCCTGGGCCGCGACGCCGGCCACGAGCGGAACTACTCCGACCAGATCGCCTACGTGGTGGATGAGGAAGTGCGCCGCCTGATCGATCAGGCCCATGACGAGGCGTACGCCATCCTTACCGAGAACCGCGACGTGCTGGACTTCCTGGCCCTCGAACTCCTGGAACGGGAAACCCTCAACCAGGCCGAGATCGCTGACATCTTCCGCGACATCCGCAAGCGTGACTTCCGCGAAGTCTGGCTGTCCAAGGAAACCCGGCCGGTCCAGCAGGCCGGCCCGGTGGAATCGCGGCAGGAAAAGGCGGAGCGCGAAGCCCAGGAGGAGGCCAAGAAGGCCCGCCTCGACGAACCGTTGGACGCCCAGCCCCCGCACCCGCAGGGTGTTCCGGAGGATGCTCCTTTCCAGGGCGGCATCCCCGACTCGGGTCCTGACGCCCTGCGCGGCTAA
- the hpt gene encoding hypoxanthine phosphoribosyltransferase has translation MDSNDVQADLKHVLYTKEQIQQRITELAAEIDKDYEGREILVVGVLKGAVMVMADLARALHSHVSMDWMAVSSYGSGTQSSGVVRILKDLDTDLMGKDVLIVEDIIDSGLTLSWLKTNLESRGTASVEICTAFRKPTAAKVEIDVKYVGYDIPNEFVVGYGLDYAEKYRNLDFVGTLAPHVYE, from the coding sequence GTGGATTCAAACGACGTCCAGGCAGACCTAAAACACGTTCTCTACACCAAGGAACAGATCCAGCAGCGGATCACCGAGCTCGCTGCCGAAATCGACAAGGACTACGAAGGCCGTGAAATCCTCGTTGTCGGCGTTCTCAAGGGTGCCGTGATGGTCATGGCCGACCTCGCCCGCGCGCTCCACAGCCACGTCTCGATGGACTGGATGGCAGTCTCCTCCTACGGCTCAGGCACCCAGTCCTCCGGCGTGGTCCGCATCCTCAAGGACCTCGACACGGACCTGATGGGCAAGGACGTCCTGATCGTCGAAGACATCATCGACTCCGGCCTGACGCTCTCCTGGCTCAAGACCAACCTCGAATCCCGCGGCACCGCGTCCGTGGAAATCTGCACGGCCTTCCGCAAGCCGACGGCCGCCAAGGTGGAAATCGACGTCAAGTACGTCGGCTACGACATCCCCAACGAGTTCGTGGTGGGCTACGGACTGGACTATGCAGAAAAGTACCGCAACCTGGACTTCGTGGGCACCCTCGCCCCGCACGTCTACGAGTAA
- a CDS encoding LacI family DNA-binding transcriptional regulator: MQKSTATWTSWAPSPRTSTSKHSSAGNNSGGNNSGGNNTGNNKGGRNIGIRDVAAAAGVSPTTVSHVLNEVPSARISPETRDRVRAVAGQLGYGPNSVARALRTSRTALLGLIIEDAGDNPQAGQLILGADRAARARGYHLLVITTSMTETPGAREADVGSLLRRGVDGILYAPRHPGRRLLADFGPRPVVPVVTVDSGSSTSAEKPDHDDGAPAAVDQSAERAARAARAAGILIDAIEEAADTNLPPQPGRPDPAAGPPEVPAQ; this comes from the coding sequence ATGCAGAAAAGTACCGCAACCTGGACTTCGTGGGCACCCTCGCCCCGCACGTCTACGAGTAAACACTCTTCCGCCGGCAACAACAGCGGTGGCAACAACAGCGGTGGCAACAACACCGGCAACAACAAAGGCGGCAGGAACATCGGCATCAGGGACGTGGCCGCGGCCGCCGGCGTCTCGCCGACCACTGTTTCGCACGTCCTGAACGAGGTTCCCTCGGCCCGGATCAGCCCGGAAACCCGGGACAGGGTCAGGGCCGTGGCCGGCCAGCTGGGCTACGGGCCCAACAGTGTGGCCCGTGCGCTGCGGACCAGCCGGACCGCGTTGCTGGGACTGATCATCGAAGACGCCGGGGACAATCCTCAGGCCGGTCAACTTATTCTCGGCGCCGACCGGGCAGCCCGCGCCCGCGGCTACCACCTGCTGGTGATCACCACCTCCATGACGGAGACCCCCGGGGCCAGGGAGGCCGACGTCGGGTCCCTCCTAAGGCGTGGGGTGGACGGAATCCTCTACGCGCCACGGCACCCCGGGCGCCGTCTCCTCGCTGACTTCGGCCCCCGTCCTGTGGTGCCGGTAGTCACCGTTGACAGCGGCAGCAGCACCTCGGCGGAAAAACCAGATCACGACGACGGCGCCCCGGCCGCCGTCGACCAATCAGCCGAACGGGCCGCCCGCGCTGCCCGCGCGGCCGGGATCCTCATCGACGCCATCGAGGAAGCCGCGGACACTAACCTCCCTCCCCAACCTGGCCGCCCTGATCCCGCCGCCGGTCCACCGGAAGTGCCCGCCCAGTAA
- the folP gene encoding dihydropteroate synthase — protein MDSLAAAPGTGPATSPLPMLRKPRPAAKFADLPTGRTLVMGILNVTPDSFSDGGKHFTADTAIAAGLRMFYAGADIIDVGGESTRPGALDVSPEEEQRRVVPVIEALVKAGALVSIDTTHTSTAAAALKAGAAIINDVSGLTMEPEMAELVASSKAPYVLTHRRGDARTMNSLAEYKDVAGEVVSELAGVRDKLLAAGVSPDQIIVDPGLGFAKNDAQNWELLQNLDQLDSLGHRVLVAASRKRFLGTLLTVAGKSAAPEERDAATAAITAISAFRGAWAVRVHDVGPSLDAVKVASRVAAARTTH, from the coding sequence ATGGACTCATTAGCTGCAGCCCCGGGAACCGGGCCCGCAACGTCCCCGCTGCCCATGCTGCGCAAACCGCGCCCGGCCGCGAAATTCGCAGACCTACCCACCGGCCGCACCCTGGTCATGGGCATCCTGAACGTCACCCCTGACTCCTTTAGCGACGGCGGCAAGCACTTCACGGCGGACACCGCCATCGCCGCCGGCCTGCGGATGTTTTATGCCGGCGCGGACATCATCGACGTCGGCGGCGAATCGACCCGCCCCGGCGCCCTGGATGTCAGCCCGGAGGAAGAACAGCGCAGGGTGGTCCCCGTCATCGAGGCCCTGGTCAAGGCGGGTGCGCTGGTCTCCATCGACACCACACACACGTCCACGGCTGCGGCCGCGCTGAAGGCCGGAGCCGCCATCATCAACGATGTCTCGGGCCTCACCATGGAGCCGGAAATGGCAGAGCTGGTGGCCTCGTCCAAAGCGCCCTACGTCCTGACACACCGCCGTGGCGATGCCCGCACCATGAATTCGCTGGCCGAGTACAAGGACGTTGCCGGCGAAGTGGTGTCGGAACTGGCCGGCGTGCGGGACAAGCTCCTCGCGGCCGGGGTCAGCCCGGACCAGATCATTGTTGATCCGGGCCTGGGCTTCGCCAAGAACGATGCCCAGAACTGGGAGCTCCTGCAGAACCTGGACCAGCTGGACAGCCTGGGGCACCGGGTCCTGGTGGCTGCATCCCGCAAACGCTTCCTGGGCACCCTGCTGACCGTGGCCGGCAAGTCCGCCGCCCCGGAGGAACGCGACGCAGCCACCGCGGCCATCACGGCCATCAGCGCCTTCCGCGGCGCCTGGGCCGTCCGCGTGCACGACGTCGGGCCCAGCCTTGACGCTGTAAAGGTCGCTTCGCGCGTGGCGGCTGCCCGCACCACTCACTAG
- a CDS encoding DUF3180 domain-containing protein gives MKPISPGRLLLIGVALTVAGWSATVVTTRYSLATPVLPVTALATMAVIVVITLILGIRVLRWRNSTKRKKALDPILAARTLVLAQACAYAGTVLLGWHVGIFLDQLRIWNLRSDQGITWVAIAVAGGGLVMIVVGLLVERFCRIPPEDTDAAGDGKPGHGVRGEAAGEGEYAYRGD, from the coding sequence ATGAAACCCATCAGCCCCGGTCGCCTCCTTCTGATCGGCGTGGCCCTGACCGTCGCCGGCTGGTCAGCCACCGTGGTGACCACGCGCTACAGCCTGGCCACGCCCGTGCTTCCGGTGACAGCCCTTGCCACCATGGCCGTCATCGTGGTGATCACGCTGATCCTTGGCATCCGGGTGCTTCGCTGGCGCAACAGCACGAAACGCAAGAAGGCACTCGACCCCATCCTCGCTGCCCGGACCCTGGTACTCGCCCAGGCTTGTGCCTATGCAGGCACTGTCCTGCTGGGGTGGCACGTGGGAATCTTCCTGGACCAACTGCGCATCTGGAACCTCCGCAGCGACCAGGGCATCACCTGGGTAGCCATTGCCGTGGCCGGCGGGGGCCTGGTGATGATCGTCGTGGGCCTGCTGGTGGAACGGTTCTGCCGGATCCCGCCCGAAGACACGGACGCGGCCGGTGACGGAAAGCCCGGCCACGGGGTCCGCGGGGAAGCCGCGGGGGAGGGTGAGTATGCCTACCGAGGCGATTGA